A stretch of the Larimichthys crocea isolate SSNF chromosome IX, L_crocea_2.0, whole genome shotgun sequence genome encodes the following:
- the pde8b gene encoding high affinity cAMP-specific and IBMX-insensitive 3',5'-cyclic phosphodiesterase 8B isoform X4: MRLTQEPIQVLLVFAKEDSQSDAFWWACDRAGFRCNIARTPESAVECFLDKHHEIIVIDGRHSRYFEPEAVCRLLRATKPSENTVILAVVPQKPADQDEPSVLPLLCAGFSRRFVENSSVSACYNELIQIEHGEVRCQFKLRACNSVFTALEHCQEAVEITSEDHIIQYVNPAFERMMGYHKGELIGKELTELPKSEKNRADLLETINTCIKKGKEWQGIYYARKKSGDSIQQQVKITPVIGQGGKIRHFVAIKRPHVDNNNQVHKFNKEERCSGEHSQSECHSLRHRDRRKDSIDARSLSSRGSDAPSLQNRRYSSVARIHSMTIEAPITKVINIINAAQESSPVTVAEALDRVLEILRTTELYSPQLASKEDDPHTNDLVGGLMSDGLRRLSGNEYVFCKNMSQSQLAIPVTLNDVPPSIAEMLNDEECWEFNILELEAATHKRPLTYLGLKIFTSFGVCEFLNCSEATLRSWLQLIEASYHASNSYHNSTHAADVLHATAYFLRKERVKSSLDQLDEVAALIAATVHDVDHPGRTNSFLCNAGSELAILYNDTAVLESHHAALAFQLTVRDSKSNIFKNTDRNQFRTLRQAIIDMVLATEMTRHFEHVSKFVNSINKPMAAIEETSTSSVNSDCDGQANIRNSPENRLLIKRMLIKCADVANPCRPLELCIEWAGRISEEYFAQTDEEKRQGLPVVMPVFDRNTCSVPKSQISFIDYFITDMFDAWDAFASLPGLMEHLSENYKYWKGLDEMKCKSLRPPPPS, encoded by the exons gtTGCTCCGCGCCACAAAGCCCTCTGAAAACACAGTCATTCTAGCCGTGGTGCCGCAAAA aCCGGCTGACCAGGACGAGCCAtctgttcttcctctcctctgcgcTGGATTTAGCCGA AGGTTTGTGGAGAACAGCAGCGTGTCAGCCTGCTACAATGAGCTCATCCAGATCGAACACGGAGAGGTGCGCTGCCAGTTCAAACTCAG GGCCTGTAACTCCGTCTTCACTGCTTTGGAGCATTGTCAAGAGGCCGTGGAGATCACCAGCGAGGACCACATAATACAG TACGTGAACCCGGCGTTCGAGCGGATGATGGGCTACCACAAGGGGGAGCTGATCGGGAAGGAACTGACCGAACTCCCCAAGAGTGAAAAGAACCGAGCCGACCTGCTGGAAACCATCAACACCTGCATCAAGAAAGGAAAG GAGTGGCAGGGCATTTACTACGCCAGGAAGAAGTCAGGCGACAGTATACAACAGCAAGTGAAGATAACACCCGTCATCGGCCAAGGAGG GAAGATCCGACATTTCGTAGCCATCAAGAGACCTCACGTTGACAACAACAATCAG gtccACAAGTTCAACAAGGAGGAGAGATGCAGCGGGGAACATTCTCAGTCAG AGTGCCATTCTCTACGTCACCGCGACAGGAGGAAAGATTCGATCGACGCCAGGTCGCTCAGCTCTCGCGGCAGTGACG CTCCCAGTTTACAGAATCGAAGATATTCCTCCGTCGCCAGGATTCACTCCATGACTATCGAGGCTCCCATCACAAAG gtaATAAACATCATCAACGCGGCACAGGAGAGCAGCCCGGTAACGGTAGCCGAGGCTCTAGATCGCGTGTTGGAGATCCTGAGGACCACCGAGCTCTACTCCCCCCAGCTCGCCTCCAAAGAAGATGACCCCCACACCAACGACCTGGTCGGGGGCCTCATGAGT gacGGGCTGCGGAGACTTTCTGGGAATGAATATGTCTTCTGCAAAA atatGAGCCAGAGCCAGCTGGCTATCCCGGTCACCCTGAATGACGTCCCTCCGTCCATCGCCGAGATGCTGAATGACGAGGAGTGCTGGGAGTTCAACATCCTGGAGCTGGAGGCGGCGACGCACAAGAG ACCGCTGACTTACCTCGGGCTGAAGATCTTCACGAGTTTCGGCGTGTGCGAGTTCCTGAACTGTTCGGAGGCCACGCTGCGCTCCTGGCTGCAGCTCATCGAGGCCAGCTACCACGCCTCCAACTCCTACCACAACTCCACGCACGCCGCGGACGTGCTGCACGCCACTGCCTACTTCCTACGCAAGGAAAGAGTCAAG AGCAGTCTGGACCAGCTGGATGAGGTGGCGGCGTTGATAGCGGCCACAGTGCATGACGTGGACCACCCGGGCAGGACCAACTCCTTCCTGTGCAACGCCGGCAGCGAACTGGCGATCCTCTACAACGACACGGCCGTGCTGGAGAGCCACCACGCCGCCCTCGCCTTCCAGCTCACCGTCCGAGACAGCAAGAGCAACATCTTCAAGAACACCGACAG GAATCAGTTCCGGACGCTGCGACAGGCAATTATCGACATGGTGTTGGCCACGGAGATGACCAGACACTTTGAGCACGTCAGCAAGTTCGTCAACAGCATCAACAAGCCGATGGCTGCCATAGAAGAGACCAGCACGAGT AGCGTGAACAGCGACTGCGACGGTCAGGCCAACATCAGGAACTCTCCGGAGAACCGCCTGCTGATAAAGAGGATGTTGATCAAGTGTGCAGATGTGGCGAATCCCTGCAGGCCGCTGGAGCTCTGCATCGAGTGGGCCGGACGGATCTCGGAGGAGTACTTTGCACAG ACGGACGAGGAGAAGAGACAAGGGCTGCCGGTGGTGATGCCAGTGTTTGACAGGAACACCTGCAGCGTGCCCAAATCTCAGATCTCCTTCATAGACTACTTCATCACCGACATGTTTGACGCCTGGGATG CCTTCGCCAGCCTGCCTGGTCTCATGGAACACCTGTCGGAGAATTACAAGTACTGGAAGGGCTTGGACGAGATGAAGTGTAAGAGCTTGCGTCCCCCGCCTCCGTCTTGA
- the wdr41 gene encoding WD repeat-containing protein 41 produces MFRWILGGREAQGSAEKSPVLCIGEEQPKNCFTELQVLKGHFDIVRFLVQIDDFRCASAGDDGLVLVWNIETGERLQELRGHSQQITAITTFTCNNGVTSHTSLITASSDRSLSLWDPDTGNRVQTISDLQSPVKCLLVLERLGVWVSGGEELCVWNKDFQLQCHRQNHSDTGITALIELPKNCLAAAMDKEIVIYRLTFSTDSSLSVAEIRCLSDHQDQIRALINVNDGLFASGSHAGELILWDAVDWNILAYEHILWEESQTCAQSEIRLAAPKPSEMSIQHLTTNGKHILAAVGSGLYVYSVLTKTVVAYRKVAHDSNVLHTMLLSDSALMSCSEDGSVRMWEIQDLPLPAEPASAGFFGMWTFGRSNKQTGPPSKKVVDVPNIRTLELTGDLIGHSGAVQMFVSFKDNALVTCSTDHLLILWKDGERQSHLRSLALFQKLEENGGL; encoded by the exons ATGTTCCGGTGGATTCTCGGCGGTCGAGAGGCTCAGGGCTCAGCCGAG AAAAGCCCCGTGTTGTGCATCGGAGAGGAACAGCCCAAAAACTGCTTCACTGAGCTGCAGGTGCTGaaaggacattttgacattgTTCGATTTCTGGTGCAGATTGATGACTTCAG ATGCGCCTCGGCAGGGGACGACGGCCTCGTTCTGGTGTGGAATATCGAG ACCGGGGAGAGGCTGCAGGAGCTGAGGGGCCATTCTCAGCAAATCACAGCCATAACCACCTTCACCTGTAATAATGGAGTCACGTCGCACACCTCGCTCATCACGGCCTCCTCAGACCGAAGTCTCAGT TTGTGGGATCCTGATACAGGCAACAGAGTTCAGACCATTTCAGACCTTCAGTCTCCTGTAAAG tgtTTGCTGGTGCTGGAGCGGCTCGGCGTCTGGGTCTCCGGCGGGGAAGAACTGTGCGTGTGGAACAAAGACTTCCAGCTGCAGTGTCACAGACAGAACCACAGCGACACCG GAATAACTGCTTTGATAGAGCTGCCCAAGAACTGCCTGGCAGCTGCAATGGATAAAGAGATCG TGATCTACAGGCTGACGTTTTCCACGGATTCCTCTCTGTCGGTGGCTGAGATCCGCTGTCTGTCCGACCACCAGGACCAGATACGAGCTCTTATAAACGTCAACG ACGGGCTCTTCGCCAGCGGTTCCCACGCGGGTGAGTTGATCCTCTGGGACGCCGTGGATTGGAACATCCTCGCCTACGAGCACATCCTGTGGGAGGAGTCGCAAACCTGCGCTCAGTCCGAAATCCGGCTGGCCGCTCCCAAACCCAGCGAGATGTCCATCCAGCATCTGACCACCAACGGGAAG caCATCCTCGCAGCCGTGGGCAGCGGCCTGTACGTGTACAGCGTTCTGACCAAGACGGTGGTGGCTTACAGGAAGGTCGCCCACGACTCTAATGTCTTACACACCATGCTGTTGTCCGACAG CGCGCTCATGTCCTGCTCTGAAGACGGCAGCGTGAGGATGTGGGAGATCCAGGACCTGCCTTTGCCGGCTGAACCAGCCTctgcag GGTTCTTCGGGATGTGGACTTTTGGCCGGTCGAACAAACAGACCGGTCCCCCGTCAAAAAAGGTCGTGGACGTCCCGAACATCAGGACGCTGGAGCTGACGGGCGATCTGATTGGACACTCGGGGGCGGTccag ATGTTTGTGAGCTTCAAGGACAACGCTTTGGTCACGTGCTCGACCGACCACCTGCTGATTCTGTGGAAGGACGGAGAGAGGCAGTCTCACCTGCGCAGCCTGGCACTTTTCCAAAAACTGGAGGAGAACGGAGGACTCTGA